CAacgaggtcacctcagagccttctcttctccaaactgaacagcctcaaccccctcagcctctccccacagcagagcatctccagccctctgctcctcctcatggcccttctctggccaccttccagcacctccacatggaatcacagaatggtttaggttggaagagacctcaaagctcagccagttcctgtgccacaggcagggacacctcccactaggtggctcaaggcctcatccaacctggtcctgaacacctccagggaggttgtggagcacagaatcacccaatgtgatctttgatcacattgggtgattctgtgctccacaacctccctgggcaacctgtgccagtgtctcaccaccctcaacctgtgccagtgtctcactccCCCCCCCTCAACATGCCGAGGATGAGCTACATGCTGGAGAGTGGCAGCTCCACATCAGGAGCTTAcaaccctgctggagcagggaaggaactgCAGGGCCGGtggggaagcagctgcaggaacacAGCAGGGAGCTTTTTGGACCCTCCCAACGCAGGAGGTCTGCTCTTAGCGGTGGAAGAGTTTCCAGGGCTGGAAGATTTACCTTGAGCTTCAAAGAGGCGATTGACTTTGACACGCAGCTCCCTCCGGAGGTTGTTTatctcctcatccaggctttcctggtCTGACACAAGAGgggtggaagtgaggaggatTTGGGGGGCTCTGAGGTGCAAAGAGAACCTCCTGTGGGATGCTCCAAGCAGAAACCTAAGTCTGAGGGGTCCCAGAGGGCTTCTCCCTCACTGCCTTGGGGTTCCACTGTGTCCTGAGCTCGAGGTTGCTTCATGAGCTCGAAGTTGCTTCATGACCTCGAGGTTGCTTCATGACCTCAtgtgcactgctcaggccagctgaGAACCTGCCCGGGGCTGCTACTGAGAGGTTTGGGGGGCACTgcatggaatcattttggttggaaaagacctccaaggtcatcaagtccaaccattaacccagggcaccaccaagccatggctctcagcaccacagctcccagggctctgaaagctctgcagggatggggactgcagcactgccctgggcagcctgggccaggctttgacGCGGAATTCTTCCTCACGGCCAACcgaaacctcccctggggcaactgaaggccattccctctcgtcctgtcacttgttccagCCCCCAGCCGGCTtcaggctgctttgctgcctctgctgccggagcagagctgcccccagccgcCCTCACCCTTCCGCAGCATCTCCTTGGTCTGCGCTGTGGGCAGCTCCACGAACATGTCCCCGAAGCAGACCATGGCCTTGCCTGGGGGCAGAGAGGGGAAAGGCTCCGTCAGCAGCGCTGCCTCCGCCCGggcccgccgccgccccgccgctCACCGTCCGGCTCCGCGTCCCTGTGCAGCGCCCGCAGGGCCTCACGGTTTCGGTTCCGCTTCGCGTCCAGATCCACGATCTGCAGCGGCAGAGAAGCAGCTGCGGCCGGGGGCTCGGGGGGCTCCCGGCGGCAGCGGGAGGAGGGCGGGGAGGCTCGGCGGGGCCCCGGCGGCAGCGGGAGGAGGGCGGGGAGGCTCGGCGGGGCCCCGGCGGCAGCGGGAGGAGGGCGGGGAGGCTCGGCGGGGCCCCGGCGGCAGCGGGAGGAGGCTCGGCGGGGCCCCGGGGGCAGGCCGTACCTGCTGCCGCGCCGCCAGCACGTCCTCGGCCAGCTCCTCCACCTCGGCCAGGTAGCGCAGCACGAAGGCAGGGTCCCGAGCCATGGCGCCGCCCGCACCGGGCCGagtccccgccgccgccgccggccccGTCCCGGGCGCGTCcgggctgccgccgccgccgcgcatGAAGGTTCCGCGGCGGGACGGGTCCGGGGGCAGGGCGCCCTCTGGCGGCCGCCCTGGGCGCTGCCCGCGGGGCCGGCGACAGCACCGGGACCAGACCCCGGGACTGGCCTCGTGCCCCCGACACCAGCTCTGTGTCCCCAGGGCTGGCTCCGCACTCCCGCGCCTGGCTCCTGTCCCCAGGGTTGGCTCCGTACCCCCGGGACGCGCCGCCCGGCGGAGGTTTCCCGGCTGCTCTCCCCGCGCGGCGGGAGCTCACGGGCCCCAGCCCGCACCCCGGCACAGCCCCCCGCAGCCCGGGGAACACCGAGCAGGGCCAGCACGGACGGGCAGACCCCTGGCACGCCAGGCGAGGGGTCACAGAGCCCAGCCgggcctggcaggcagcagaggccgTGGGGGCTGTGTCCCTGCCCCGGCCGGAGCCAGGCGGAGCGGCACAAGGGCGGTGACGCCGCcgctgctccaggctgtgttGTGCCGTTCCGGGAGGCGACAGCCCCGACACAGCGAGAAGAGAGGCACCAGCGGCCCCGAGCTGTTGGCTTGTTCCCCTCACCGGACAAACCGCCTGGCTTGGGCTCTTCTTCTGGGGGAGAAGAGCCCCGAAGGTGCCTGCAGGTGCCCAGTGCTgcccttgggggtgctggggggcacaCAGGGACCCCGGGGATGGAGGGAGcaaggcagaggctgggcagcGATCGTCACACTTGTGCGGAGAGCTAATCCCTTCAGGGGGATGCCAGCTCGGAGGATTAGAGGCCCTAATCCCATCAGGTCGTTTGTGGCAGTTGACTGGGGAGAGCTCCGGCAGCGTGGGCTGAGCTCAGGCACTTCCAGGGGAGCGCTGgggagcagcatcctggccgGGCTGTGAGTGACTCACAAGGCTTGGAATCCTTCCTGACATCCACCAAAAGAGGCAGCAGGACTGGGGCTGGGCGCCAGCGCTGGGAAATGCTCCTTTttcagtgggggggggggggaaagggggctggctggagagctCCAGAACGGAGCAGGGACCAGTTGCTTCCCAGCCACCATCTCAGGGTTGGGGCCAGGAGTGTCCCGGGGGGACAGGGGCGCTGGAGTTGGCTGCAAAGTGGGATGCAGGAGATGGGATCTGCTTTGAGGTGGGtctgctttgctcctgcagcctcccactgcagcATTCGCCACGGAGTGATTGGCTTCAGCTGTCTGCCAGGCGTGAAGGCATCATCTGAGCCTTGTTGCTTCGCTGGGATCGGAAGGGAAGAGCACCTGGTTCCCGTGGTGcgtgctgagagcagctccagcgGCAGCCCTGCCCATCTGTCCTGCTGCGGGCACAGGGGCACGGCCCCGAGGGAGCAGgttttggctgcagagctggaagctgggCGTGGTGCTTGGGAAGCGTGGCCTGGCTGGGGGGCAGCTGAGCCCTCCAGTGGGCTGGAAGCCTGCTCCCACCGCCTCCTCCAGAAGGTcctgcactgcccagggaggagcttTCAGAGTCTCTGAGGGATAGATGGGGACGGGAATGGGGTGGAGATGTGGGTGGGaacagggtgggggtggggatgggaaCAGAGTGGTGATGGAGATGGGAAGAGGGTGTGCATGGGGATAGGGTGGAGATGGGGACAGGGGTGGGCTGGCTgtgtcctggcagcagcaggggcagcaggacagcgtttgcagggcagcacagggtggccagagctgtgctccgCAGGCCTCCCCAGCCTAGCTCGGAGCCAGACACAAACCATcagaggtttctcctcctggAGCCAGGGGCAGCCTTTTCTCTCCGAGGCTGGCCTCAGCCCAGGCACCAGAGGCCCATGTGGGCCAGCTGCTTGCTTTTGTGCCCTGCTGGGAACTGGGCAGTCAGAGGGACTGGgcacccctccccccaccctgctgccgagggctgctttgctttgttgtgTGTTTTGTGGTGGAAGGAGCAGGGTTTGgtttcagcctcctccttttgCTTCCTTGCAACACTTTTCTGTatgcagccagagcccttcctgcctgctgccagctgcacagggaggcttcaggggtgggggttggttctCTCTCATTTTCccctctggctgctggggactGTTGTTAAGATAAACCAGACTTCCCCCTTGTTctcaggctgtggatgtcaggCCCTGCGTTTAGAGAGGGTGATTCAGGGGCTGTGAGGGAAGGTGGATCTGTCTCTGCTTGGCCTCCAGGTCCCTTCtccccagtgctgtgcccaccaCTGTGGCAGCACCGACTCTGTTCCTTTGCCTAGCCAGGGCAGAGCATTCCCAGGGATAAGACCagagagggctggggctggctggacACTGGTGGAGGTTTTGGCCAGTGGAGATCTTTCTCTGAAGGGGGTctggccctggcagcagtggataAAAGGCTCTTTCCTTCAGGCTCTGGGATGCTGGGAGCAGCCCCTCCCCCAGGCAGGCATTTGTCGAGGGGATCTGTCAGGAGCATCTCGAGGTGAGGTTTCGGTCGCTTTTCTCATGCTAATCCATGCAGCATCGGGAGAGCCTCCTTGGGGGCCTGATTCTGCTCCCTTTTGCTGGCTAAcgacaccccccaccccccaggtTTGCACTCCAGGAACCCAAACTCACCCCTAATGTGGGCAGATCCCCCTCGTTGCCCTGTGAGGTGGGATCAGCTGGGAAGTTGGCTGTGTTTCCTGGGATAAACCTCCCtcgcctgctgcctgctcactgcCCTGGGGATGAGCAGGGTGGGTAAAATCCAGAGGTGCTGAGCTGCCTTcatcaggcagctgcctgcttgtGATCATCCCTGAAGTCATACTGCAAGGGAGCaaagagccttctcctccaggcaaGCCAGGGGTGGCTGCTCCTCAGGTGAGTGTGTTCCAtggggtgccagctgctggcactgccagggcagcctgggctcaggCACGCTCCATCCAAACATGGGACATGCTCCCATGAACAAAGTGGtcgtgcccctgtgctgggcactgctgaggccacccctggaatcctgggggcagctttgggctcctcTCTCcaagaaggagcagagaagggcaacagatctggggaagggtctggagaacagggctggggaggagcagctgagggagctgggggggtgcagcctgcagcagagggggctcagggcagagctcattgctgtctgcagctcctgagaggaggctgcagcctagtgggggtt
The window above is part of the Pogoniulus pusillus isolate bPogPus1 chromosome 29, bPogPus1.pri, whole genome shotgun sequence genome. Proteins encoded here:
- the PDRG1 gene encoding p53 and DNA damage-regulated protein 1, translated to MRGGGGSPDAPGTGPAAAAGTRPGAGGAMARDPAFVLRYLAEVEELAEDVLAARQQIVDLDAKRNRNREALRALHRDAEPDGKAMVCFGDMFVELPTAQTKEMLRKDQESLDEEINNLRRELRVKVNRLFEAQGKPELKGFNLNPMTAEDMKLINRILEG